In a single window of the Acyrthosiphon pisum isolate AL4f chromosome X, pea_aphid_22Mar2018_4r6ur, whole genome shotgun sequence genome:
- the LOC100574413 gene encoding uncharacterized protein LOC100574413: LLSLYTIIQSILLLLFTTYSLQIFIALAVYSVVAEEGVRAKKHAYVAAAPAPVLAYSASAPGSFSYGYSDYTTYPVAGAYHAPAAYPAVYPAAYPAAYPVTAYATHEDDGQYYPGKYEKASIPAAYPAIAYASHEDDGQYYPGKYEKAPIPAAYPATAYAAHEDDGQYFPGKYEKAAIPAPYVIGHPSHQEDDGQYYPGKYEKASVPATAYAAHEDDGQYYPGKYEKPESHY, from the exons ttatta tcactatatactataatacagtctatattattattgttatttacaacCTACTCTTTACAGATATTCATCGCCTTGGCCGTATACTCCGTTGTCGCCGAAGAAGGAGTAAGAGCCAAAAAACACGCTTACGTCGCCGCTGCCCCAGCTC CGGTTTTGGCTTACTCTGCCTCAGCCCCAGGATCGTTCTCGTATGGATACTCTGATTACACCACCTACCCGGTAGCAGGAGCATACCACGCACCAGCCGCCTACCCGGCAGTGTACCCAGCAGCATACCCAGCAGCGTACCCAGTAACGGCTTATGCCACCCACGAAGACGACGGCCAATATTATCCCGGCAAATACGAAAAGGCTTCCATCCCAGCAGCGTACCCAGCAATAGCTTATGCCTCCCACGAAGACGACGGCCAATACTATCCCGGCAAATACGAAAAGGCTCCCATCCCAGCAGCATACCCAGCAACGGCTTATGCCGCCCACGAAGACGACGGTCAATACTTTCCAGGCAAATACGAAAAGGCCGCCATCCCAGCACCTTACGTGATCGGACACCCGAGCCACCAAGAAGACGACGGTCAATACTATCCCGGCAAATACGAAAAGGCCTCCGTTCCAGCAACAGCTTATGCCGCCCATGAAGACGACGGTCAATACTATCCCGGCAAATACGAAAAGCCTGAATCCCACTACTGA
- the LOC100574328 gene encoding uncharacterized protein LOC100574328 produces LAVYSVVAEEGVRAKKHAYVAAAPAPVLAYSASAPGSFSYGYSDYTTYPVAGAYHAPAAYPAVYPAAYPAAYPVTAYATHEDDGQYYPGKYEKASIPAAYPAIAYASHEDDGQYYPGKYEKAPIPAAYPATAYAAHEDDGQYFPGKYEKAAIPAPYVIGHPSHQEDDGQYYPGKYEKASVPATAYAAHEDDGQYYPGKYEKPESHY; encoded by the exons TTGGCCGTATACTCCGTTGTCGCCGAAGAAGGAGTAAGAGCCAAAAAACACGCTTACGTCGCCGCTGCCCCAGCTC CGGTTTTGGCTTACTCTGCCTCAGCCCCAGGATCGTTCTCGTATGGATACTCTGATTACACCACCTACCCGGTAGCAGGAGCATACCACGCACCAGCCGCCTACCCGGCAGTGTACCCAGCAGCATACCCAGCAGCGTACCCAGTAACGGCTTATGCCACCCACGAAGACGACGGCCAATATTATCCCGGCAAATACGAAAAGGCTTCCATCCCAGCAGCGTACCCAGCAATAGCTTATGCCTCCCACGAAGACGACGGCCAATACTATCCCGGCAAATACGAAAAGGCTCCCATCCCAGCAGCATACCCAGCAACGGCTTATGCCGCCCACGAAGACGACGGTCAATACTTTCCAGGCAAATACGAAAAGGCCGCCATCCCAGCACCTTACGTGATCGGACACCCGAGCCACCAAGAAGACGACGGTCAATACTATCCCGGCAAATACGAAAAGGCCTCCGTTCCAGCAACAGCTTATGCCGCCCATGAAGACGACGGTCAATACTATCCCGGCAAATACGAAAAGCCTGAATCCCACTACTGA